One window from the genome of Nicotiana sylvestris chromosome 9, ASM39365v2, whole genome shotgun sequence encodes:
- the LOC138877355 gene encoding uncharacterized protein has protein sequence MSGRQTAEASPDVVTGILTVQSHDVYALIDPGSTLSYVTLYIAMEFGIESDQLHEPFSMSTPVGESIMAVRVYRGYVVTVRGRDTMANLIELGMVDFDVIMGMDWLYSCFAKLDCWTRTMRLEFPNEPIVEWKGDNVVPKGRFISYLKATKMIKKGCIYHLVRVTDIDAEAPSLESVPVVNEIPNVFQDELPGTPPNREIDFGIDVMPGTQPILIPPYRMAPAKLKELK, from the coding sequence atgagtggcCGCCAGACtgcagaggcttctccagatgttgttacaggtattctgacggtccaatctcatgatgtgtatgcacttattgaccctggttccaccttgtcctatgttaccctttatattgctatggaatttgggatagaatCGGATCAGCTTCATGAGCCATTCTCGATGTCTACTCCGGTTGGTGAGTCTATTATGGCTGTTCGAGTTTATAGAGGTTATGTTGTTACAGTGCGTGGAAGGGATACCATGGCCAATCTTATTGAATTGgggatggtcgattttgatgtaataatgggaatggattggctttattcatgttttgcGAAACTTGATTGTTGGACTAGAACtatgaggcttgaatttcctaatgagcccattgttgaatggaagggagataatgtagtgccaaaaggtcggtttatttcctaccttaaggccaCGAAGATGATCAAAAAGGGGTGTATCTACCATTTAGTTCGGGTTACGGACATCGATGCTGAGGCACCTAGCCTTGAGTCTGTACCAGTTGTGAATGAAATTCCGAATGTCTTTCAAGATGAGCTCCCTGGGACCCCACCAAACAGGGAGATTGACtttgggatcgatgtgatgccAGGAACGCAGCCTATATtaattccaccttacagaatggcaccggCAAAATTGAAGGAGCTAAAgtaa
- the LOC138877356 gene encoding uncharacterized protein — MAPFEALYDRRCRSLIGWFEVEKAELIGPDLVHQAMEKVKIIKERLKTAQSRQKSYLDVRRIDLECKEDDWVFLKVSPMKGIMRFGKKGKLSLRYVTYKLKLPPEMSLVHLVFHVSMLKKVVGDPSTIVPVETIEVNEELSYEEISVSILYRQVRKLRNKEIASVNVLWRNQQVEKATWEAEEK; from the coding sequence atggcaccattcgaggcatTGTATgataggagatgtaggtctctcattgggtggttcgaggttgaaaaagctgaattgatagggccggaccttgtgcatcaggccatggaaaaagtcaaaattattaaggaaaggttgaaaactgctcagagtcgccaaaagtcttatttgGACGTTCGTCGCATAGATTTGGAGtgcaaagaagatgattgggtatttttgaaggtttcccccatgaagggtatcatgcggtttggaaagaaaggaaaattgagtctgaGGTATGTCACATACAAGCTCAaactgccacccgagatgtcattagTACACCTAGtcttccatgtatctatgttgaagaaggtagtgggggatccgtccactattgtgccagttgaaactattgaggttaatgaagaactgtcaTATGAGGAAATTTCAGTTTCCATTCTTTACAGGCAGGTCCGGAAGTTGAGAAACAAAGAAATTGCCTCCGTGAACGTGTTATGGCGAAACCAGCAGGTTGAaaaagccacttgggaagccgaggaaaaatga
- the LOC138877357 gene encoding uncharacterized protein — MENKSISLRTKKESQSISIVKDSQIHKNVKRANHGRRSNPEDSAEAKVKEERRKRGNLPIPPKKDGNGQVIVSSVPLDLDEYTEEQSAVITVNAKAKNLLYNAISGEEYEKISSYETAKKMWGKLEVTYEGTNKDLDKISYDELRGNLIVFEKTHLDGQIQQEKKKTVAFKATVAEPENEEEEEGEEQNENIAVLSKVMTSMMRKNRNSKRGKSNFRKGRMNNDNDKNDGKCYECGKHGHIQAECLELKKKLRKNVQKKKSFGA, encoded by the exons ATGGAAAATAAATCAATCAGCCTAAGAACAAAGAAGGAAAGTCAATCAATCAGCATTGTTAAAGATTCTCAAATACACAAGAATGTGAAGAGAGCTAATCACGGCCGGAGATCAAATCCAGAAGATTCTGCAGAAGCTAAAGTCAAGGAGGAACGAAGGAA AAGGGGAAATCTTCCAATTccaccaaagaaagatggcaatgGTCAAGTCATAGTATCATCTGTTCCTCTTGATTTAGATGAGTATACTGAAGAACAATCAGCTGTTATAACAGTGAATGCTAAGGCAAAAAATTTGTTGTACAATGCTATTAGTGGAGAAGAATATGAAAAGATATCAAGCTACGAAACTGCAAAGAAGATGTGGGGTAAATTAGAGGTCACATATGAAGGAACCAACAAA GATCTTGACAAAATATCCTATGATGAACTCAGAGGTAATCTAATTGTATTTGAGAAAACACACTTAGACGGGCAGATTcaacaagaaaaaaagaagacaGTTGCATTCAAAGCAACTGTAGCAGAAccagaaaatgaggaagaagaggaagGAGAAGAACAAAATGAAAACATAGCTGTTCTCTCCAAAGTTATGACAAGCATGATGAGGAAAAACAGAAATAGCAAGAGAGGTAAATCAAACTTTAGAAAAGGAAGGATGAACaatgataatgataaaaatgatggaaaatgctatGAATGTGGAAAACATGGACACATTCAAGCCGAATGCCTTGAACTGAAAAAGAAACTAAGAAAAAATGttcaaaagaagaagtcttttgGAGCTTAG